A window of Leclercia adecarboxylata contains these coding sequences:
- a CDS encoding ATP-dependent endonuclease: protein MLLERVEIVGFRGINRLSLMLENNNVLIGENAWGKSSLLDALTLLLSPETDLYHFVREDFWFPPGDVLGREHHLHIILTFRESEPGRHRVRRYRPLADCWVPCDDGYQRIFYRLEGELADDESVLTLRGFLDTDGHVLPLEDIDERARHLVRLMPVLRLRDARFMRRIRNGTVPDMPDVEVTARELDYLARELVARPQNLTDGQIRQGLSAMVQLLEHYFSEQGTSPGRNRLMRRRSHDEQRSWRYLDIINRMIDRPGGRSHRMILLGLFSTLLQAKGTVRLDRDARPLLLVEDPETRLHPIMLSVAWHLLNLLPLQRIATTNSGELLSLTPVEHVCRLVRESSRVTAYRLGPGGMNAEDSRRIAFHIRFNRASSLFARCWLLVEGETETWVINELARQCGHHFDAEGIKVIEFAQSGLKPLIKFARRMGIEWHVLVDGDEAGKKYAATVRGLINNDREEEREHLTALPAMDMEHFMYRQGFSDVFHRVAMIPDDIPMNMRRVIMKAIHRSSKPDLAIEVAMEAGRRGVEAVPTLLRKMFSRVLWLARGRAD from the coding sequence GTTGCTTGAACGTGTGGAAATCGTGGGGTTTCGCGGCATCAACAGGCTGTCGCTGATGCTTGAGAACAACAACGTACTGATCGGGGAAAATGCCTGGGGTAAATCCAGTCTGTTGGATGCCCTGACGCTGCTGCTGTCACCGGAAACGGACCTGTATCATTTTGTCCGGGAAGATTTCTGGTTCCCGCCCGGGGATGTACTGGGGCGCGAACACCATCTGCATATCATCCTCACCTTTCGTGAAAGCGAGCCTGGTCGCCATCGCGTCCGCCGTTACCGTCCCCTGGCCGACTGCTGGGTGCCCTGTGATGACGGCTACCAGCGCATTTTTTATCGTCTGGAGGGCGAGCTGGCCGACGATGAGAGCGTCCTGACGCTGCGCGGTTTTCTCGATACCGACGGCCATGTCCTGCCGCTTGAGGACATCGACGAACGGGCACGCCATCTGGTACGCCTGATGCCGGTGCTGCGCCTGCGCGACGCCCGCTTTATGCGCCGCATTCGCAACGGTACGGTTCCGGATATGCCTGATGTGGAGGTCACCGCCCGGGAGCTGGACTATCTGGCCCGGGAGCTGGTGGCCCGCCCGCAAAACCTGACCGACGGCCAGATCCGCCAGGGACTGTCGGCGATGGTGCAGCTGCTGGAACACTACTTCTCCGAGCAGGGCACCTCGCCGGGACGTAACCGGCTGATGCGGCGACGCTCCCATGACGAGCAGCGCAGCTGGCGATATCTCGACATCATCAACCGGATGATTGACCGGCCCGGCGGCCGTTCGCACCGGATGATCCTGCTTGGGCTGTTCTCTACGTTGTTGCAGGCGAAAGGCACCGTCCGGTTGGATCGGGACGCCCGCCCGCTGCTGCTGGTGGAAGATCCCGAGACGCGCCTGCACCCCATTATGCTCTCGGTGGCGTGGCACCTGCTGAACCTGCTGCCGCTGCAGCGCATCGCCACCACCAACTCAGGGGAGCTGCTGTCGTTAACGCCGGTGGAACATGTCTGTCGCCTGGTGCGTGAGTCGTCGCGCGTCACGGCTTATCGCCTCGGACCGGGCGGCATGAACGCCGAAGACAGCCGTCGTATTGCCTTTCATATTCGCTTCAACCGGGCCTCCTCGCTGTTTGCCCGCTGCTGGCTGCTGGTGGAAGGGGAGACCGAAACCTGGGTCATTAACGAGCTGGCCCGTCAGTGCGGCCACCATTTCGATGCCGAGGGCATCAAGGTGATTGAGTTTGCCCAGTCGGGTTTAAAACCGCTGATTAAATTTGCCCGACGGATGGGCATTGAATGGCACGTGCTGGTGGACGGTGACGAGGCGGGCAAGAAGTATGCAGCGACCGTGCGCGGGCTCATCAATAACGACAGGGAGGAGGAGCGCGAACACCTGACGGCGCTGCCAGCCATGGACATGGAGCATTTCATGTACCGTCAGGGGTTTTCTGACGTCTTTCACCGGGTGGCGATGATCCCCGACGATATCCCGATGAACATGCGGCGGGTGATCATGAAGGCCATTCACCGTTCGTCGAAGCCCGATCTGGCAATAGAGGTGGCGATGGAGGCGGGACGACGCGGCGTCGAGGCGGTTCCCACGCTGCTGAGGAAAATGTTTTCCCGCGTGCTGTGGCTGGCGCGCGGGAGAGCGGATTAA
- a CDS encoding VirK/YbjX family protein: MSSIAESSYSHQPQPKSAWQLFQHLASGTLTPGLAWRNPAYRRKFMLRSLMTPFSTGRLLANLAKQPQLMQMLQAQPGLPCRLHRPWLSVAMNRQQTLQALNWHYQTLQRQLPAALMNGYLSREGITLLTLIGKDEQLFTVRLCADAFLDKEGEATLAFCDAQQTVLAEMTFTLCQINGTSTLFIGGMQGAKAFVPHEAIQSATKACHGLFPKRLLVEAAMTLGSALAVDHIIAVSNSTHIYRSWRYRKKKEGKLLADYDSFWLSLGGERDSAGNFRLPLAMPRKPMEEIASKKRAEYRRRFALLDSLVEQVNQATRR; the protein is encoded by the coding sequence ATGTCATCCATCGCAGAGTCATCTTATTCACATCAGCCGCAGCCAAAATCCGCCTGGCAGCTGTTTCAGCATCTGGCATCCGGGACATTAACCCCCGGCCTCGCCTGGCGCAACCCGGCCTATCGCCGCAAGTTTATGCTGCGATCGCTGATGACGCCATTCAGCACCGGGCGTCTGCTCGCCAATCTGGCAAAGCAGCCGCAGTTAATGCAGATGTTACAGGCTCAGCCTGGCCTGCCCTGCCGCCTGCATCGTCCGTGGCTTTCGGTGGCGATGAACCGCCAGCAGACGCTGCAGGCGCTGAACTGGCACTATCAGACCCTGCAGCGCCAGCTCCCGGCCGCGCTGATGAACGGTTATCTCTCCAGGGAGGGGATCACGTTACTGACCCTCATCGGCAAAGACGAGCAGCTTTTTACCGTGCGCCTGTGCGCCGATGCGTTTCTCGATAAAGAGGGCGAAGCGACGCTGGCGTTTTGCGACGCGCAGCAGACGGTGCTGGCGGAGATGACCTTTACCCTGTGCCAGATTAACGGCACCTCCACGCTGTTTATCGGCGGAATGCAGGGGGCAAAAGCCTTCGTGCCGCACGAGGCGATCCAGAGCGCTACCAAAGCCTGCCACGGTCTGTTCCCGAAACGCCTGCTGGTGGAGGCCGCCATGACGCTGGGCAGCGCCCTGGCCGTGGATCACATTATTGCCGTGAGCAACAGCACCCATATTTATCGCAGCTGGCGCTATCGCAAGAAAAAAGAGGGCAAACTGCTGGCCGACTACGACAGCTTCTGGCTCTCCCTTGGCGGGGAGCGCGACAGCGCGGGCAACTTCAGGCTGCCACTCGCCATGCCGCGCAAACCGATGGAGGAGATCGCCAGCAAAAAACGCGCCGAATATCGCCGCCGCTTTGCCCTGCTGGACAGCCTGGTTGAACAAGTCAACCAGGCAACCCGCCGTTAA
- the macA gene encoding macrolide transporter subunit MacA translates to MNLKGKRRKLFLLLVLIVLVGGFWLWRVLNAPVPQYQTLIVRPGELQQSVLATGKLDALRKVDVGAQVSGQLKTLSVEIGDKVKKGQLLGVIDPEQAENQIKEVEATLMELRAQRSQAEAERKLAQVTLNRQRQLATTQAISQQDLDTSTTELAVKQAQIGTIDAQIKRNQASLDSAKTNLDYTRIVAPMAGEVTQITTLQGQTVIAAQQAPNILTLADMSTMLVKAQVSEADVIHLKPGQKAWFTVLGDPQTRYEGVLKDILPTPEKVNDAIFYHARFEVPNPQGVLRLDMTAQVHIQLSGVKNVLTIPLAALGAPVGDNRYNVKVLRNGETREREVSLGSRNDTDVVVVKGLEEGEEVVISESQPGAAK, encoded by the coding sequence ATGAACTTAAAGGGAAAGCGCAGGAAGCTGTTTCTGCTGCTGGTGCTGATTGTACTGGTGGGTGGATTCTGGCTGTGGCGGGTGCTTAACGCGCCGGTGCCGCAATATCAGACACTGATTGTCCGTCCGGGCGAGCTGCAGCAAAGCGTGCTGGCTACCGGCAAGCTGGACGCGCTGCGCAAGGTTGACGTGGGCGCCCAGGTCAGCGGCCAGCTGAAGACGCTGTCGGTGGAAATTGGCGACAAGGTGAAAAAAGGGCAACTGCTGGGGGTTATCGACCCGGAGCAGGCCGAAAACCAGATTAAAGAGGTGGAAGCGACGCTGATGGAGCTGCGCGCCCAGCGTAGCCAGGCGGAAGCGGAGCGCAAGCTGGCCCAGGTCACCCTCAATCGCCAGCGCCAGCTGGCCACGACCCAGGCCATCTCGCAGCAGGATCTGGATACGTCGACGACCGAGCTGGCGGTGAAGCAGGCGCAGATTGGCACCATCGATGCGCAGATCAAACGCAACCAGGCCTCGCTGGACAGCGCGAAGACCAACCTTGATTACACCCGTATCGTCGCGCCGATGGCCGGGGAAGTGACGCAAATCACCACCCTGCAGGGGCAGACGGTGATTGCCGCTCAGCAGGCGCCGAATATCCTGACCCTTGCGGATATGAGCACCATGCTGGTGAAGGCTCAGGTATCTGAAGCGGATGTGATCCACCTTAAGCCGGGGCAAAAGGCCTGGTTTACCGTGCTGGGCGATCCGCAAACCCGCTATGAAGGGGTGCTGAAAGATATTCTCCCGACCCCGGAGAAAGTCAACGACGCCATCTTCTATCACGCCCGCTTTGAAGTGCCTAACCCGCAGGGGGTGCTGCGCCTGGACATGACCGCCCAGGTGCATATCCAGCTGTCCGGCGTGAAAAACGTACTGACCATTCCGCTGGCGGCGTTAGGCGCGCCGGTGGGGGATAACCGCTATAACGTGAAGGTGCTGCGTAACGGCGAAACGCGGGAGCGTGAGGTGAGCCTCGGCTCGCGTAACGACACCGATGTGGTGGTGGTTAAAGGTCTGGAAGAGGGGGAAGAGGTGGTCATCAGCGAGAGCCAGCCGGGGGCGGCTAAATGA